The Brevibacillus brevis genome contains a region encoding:
- a CDS encoding baseplate assembly protein translates to MSRFDFLPDVSFANKSPQQIEADLIANYEKEYKRPLAPADPVRLFIKSLVPFFVQQRIIIDDSAKQNLLKYARGKYLDLIGILLNVIRIPATKAKTTIRFTLSTPVSQPIPKGTRVTAGDNVFFATAEDVTVTGGATHVEIKAECVSVGEMGNEYPVGKLNQLVDPLPFVQSVSNVTESSGGADEEDDDSFAERIRQAPESFSVAGPSGAYEFWAKSASTLLGDVNVSSPRAGVVEIRPLLKTGVIPDQTILDQVAAVCNDRKIRPLTDQVFVLAPTQKTYDIEATYWIDTDKESAVTTIQANVNKAVAAYQLWQKGKLGRDIDPSELVFQMKKAGAKRVSVTSPVFTTLTESQVAKEHTVNVVYGGLESG, encoded by the coding sequence GTGTCTAGGTTTGACTTTTTACCAGATGTATCATTCGCCAATAAATCGCCTCAACAGATCGAAGCGGATCTAATCGCAAACTACGAAAAAGAATACAAAAGACCACTTGCACCAGCCGATCCGGTACGACTCTTTATCAAGAGCCTCGTGCCTTTTTTTGTGCAGCAAAGAATCATTATCGACGACTCTGCAAAACAGAACTTGCTTAAATACGCGCGAGGAAAGTACTTGGACCTAATTGGCATCTTGCTAAATGTAATAAGAATACCGGCTACAAAGGCTAAGACCACGATTCGTTTTACCTTATCGACACCAGTATCCCAGCCCATCCCTAAAGGGACGCGGGTCACAGCAGGGGACAACGTATTTTTTGCAACAGCAGAGGACGTCACTGTCACCGGGGGAGCAACACATGTAGAGATTAAAGCGGAATGCGTTTCCGTGGGAGAGATGGGCAATGAGTATCCAGTAGGGAAACTGAACCAATTGGTTGACCCTCTGCCGTTTGTCCAATCGGTATCTAATGTCACTGAATCGAGTGGCGGGGCAGATGAAGAGGACGACGATTCATTTGCAGAACGAATCCGTCAGGCACCAGAGAGTTTTTCCGTAGCTGGTCCTTCTGGAGCCTATGAGTTTTGGGCAAAGTCAGCCAGTACCCTTCTAGGGGATGTTAATGTATCAAGTCCAAGGGCTGGAGTGGTAGAGATTCGACCTCTACTCAAAACGGGAGTGATACCGGATCAGACAATCCTGGATCAAGTCGCGGCTGTTTGCAATGATAGAAAGATTCGGCCACTCACCGACCAGGTATTTGTTTTGGCTCCAACACAAAAAACATACGACATTGAGGCCACATACTGGATCGATACGGACAAAGAGAGTGCAGTTACTACGATACAAGCAAATGTGAATAAAGCCGTTGCTGCCTATCAACTTTGGCAAAAAGGCAAACTTGGCCGTGACATCGATCCATCCGAGCTTGTTTTTCAAATGAAGAAGGCGGGAGCCAAACGAGTATCTGTGACAAGTCCAGTCTTTACCACGCTGACTGAATCGCAAGTAGCTAAAGAACATACGGTCAATGTGGTGTATGGAGGGTTGGAAAGTGGTTGA
- a CDS encoding phage tail protein I, producing the protein MVDIYNAKLSDILPLSIKEDKQIRALAAAITKEMQDISSDMKLVLMFSRIDELDSEVVDILAHQLHVDFYDSTLSLESRRELVKTAIGAHRYKGTPWAIEQVASIVFKNSSVREWFEYGGEPHHFRIETEQLIFEPGDLAKFRRLVEGVKRKSSWLDDIVFKIIASTIRVDISAKRFIVDYFVCNTFYPDEIVVNAPSLPVFVAPGMPMFTATE; encoded by the coding sequence GTGGTTGATATCTACAACGCTAAACTGTCGGACATCCTTCCCCTATCCATTAAAGAAGACAAGCAGATTCGAGCGTTGGCTGCAGCCATTACAAAGGAAATGCAGGACATATCCTCTGATATGAAACTGGTGCTGATGTTCTCTCGGATCGATGAACTAGATTCAGAAGTTGTGGACATTTTAGCCCACCAATTGCACGTTGATTTCTATGATTCAACGTTATCTCTTGAAAGTCGGAGAGAGCTCGTCAAAACGGCAATTGGAGCTCATCGATATAAGGGCACGCCCTGGGCAATCGAGCAGGTCGCATCTATTGTGTTCAAAAATTCATCGGTCCGTGAATGGTTCGAATATGGAGGAGAACCGCATCATTTTCGAATTGAGACAGAACAGTTGATTTTTGAGCCGGGGGATCTGGCAAAGTTCCGCCGCCTGGTGGAAGGTGTGAAGCGCAAAAGCTCCTGGCTTGATGACATTGTGTTCAAGATCATAGCCAGCACGATCAGAGTAGATATTTCTGCTAAAAGATTTATTGTTGATTACTTTGTGTGCAATACCTTCTACCCTGACGAAATTGTTGTCAATGCTCCAAGCTTGCCCGTCTTTGTTGCGCCTGGCATGCCTATGTTTACAGCAACGGAATGA
- a CDS encoding Ig-like domain-containing protein, with amino-acid sequence MASKSTVVNFPESTSQSRSQKITIPNLKRVVSVTVNTGKVTHSVNGNEVTINVSEGSYTRYTPHSSTASKTVSDTRTDSTDSFPSTISYNDGTYSGTLYKSGGSNSYLVSGSPAGQKTATDSKTATYTLGYECSESQSQALSQLPSTVSYSDGEGYTGVLSRTGSSVGSCQRWYRGSGRYTYDATATGTYSGTVTKPDTRVYNYSQSYSGTVYGPSSTYYTYYYAYTVTVTYEDNYGQTLTLSAPANGIKLSVGNTYTVTGTTLDTDPGDIVSVYIRVNKGTNYRIMQASADGVNPLSFSKAFTFTGGAIKDGTTAVSGLLDEGATHLLEVWSEDNKGGTSIIAERTFTVVLNRPPTLTHSFVANNDNLSDDSPITINGTVSDPDGNSVTMKYRLNGGADVPVSVSGGAWTITVTPKQMVSGSNNLVITATDSLGATTVVTFSLTRSVTKTRLKTAHARYKLSPQSTTAKEVLAWLQHETGDLKVDGALSIVAAGAAESYQSMTKTSAPVITGILETEFIGTYATGNAQLHLKLTLSSNDANSTASATSLSGAIKA; translated from the coding sequence ATGGCAAGCAAGTCTACCGTCGTCAATTTTCCGGAATCAACCTCACAAAGCAGGTCACAAAAGATAACCATTCCCAATTTGAAGCGCGTAGTTTCTGTAACGGTCAACACGGGTAAAGTTACGCACTCCGTCAATGGCAACGAAGTGACGATCAATGTCAGCGAAGGCTCGTACACCCGTTATACCCCACACAGCAGCACCGCATCAAAAACGGTGTCAGACACACGCACAGACAGCACAGACAGTTTTCCGTCCACCATCAGCTACAACGACGGTACATATAGCGGAACACTGTACAAGTCTGGAGGTTCAAACTCTTATCTCGTAAGCGGTAGTCCTGCCGGCCAAAAAACAGCAACTGACTCTAAAACAGCTACATATACATTGGGATATGAGTGTAGCGAATCGCAAAGTCAAGCATTGTCGCAGCTACCATCCACCGTGTCCTATTCAGATGGTGAAGGTTACACAGGTGTTTTGTCTCGTACCGGGTCGTCTGTTGGCTCTTGTCAACGTTGGTATCGTGGATCAGGCAGGTATACTTACGATGCTACTGCCACGGGAACCTATTCCGGGACAGTTACCAAGCCCGACACGCGGGTTTACAATTACTCTCAGTCATACTCTGGCACGGTGTATGGGCCATCTAGCACATATTACACCTACTACTACGCTTATACCGTAACCGTTACTTACGAGGACAACTACGGACAGACGCTGACACTCTCTGCTCCAGCAAACGGAATTAAATTGTCTGTAGGCAACACTTATACGGTCACGGGCACCACTTTGGACACTGATCCTGGTGATATCGTATCTGTCTATATACGTGTAAACAAAGGCACAAACTATCGAATCATGCAGGCATCAGCTGATGGAGTCAATCCACTATCCTTTAGTAAGGCGTTTACATTTACAGGCGGGGCTATTAAGGATGGCACGACTGCCGTTTCTGGGCTGTTAGATGAGGGAGCCACGCATTTATTGGAAGTATGGTCTGAGGATAACAAAGGCGGTACATCCATCATTGCAGAGCGTACATTTACGGTGGTGTTGAATCGCCCTCCAACCCTTACACACTCATTCGTCGCGAATAACGATAATCTGTCGGACGATTCACCCATTACAATCAATGGTACTGTCTCTGATCCAGATGGAAATAGCGTGACGATGAAATATCGTTTGAACGGTGGTGCAGATGTACCCGTATCGGTAAGTGGAGGAGCGTGGACAATAACCGTCACGCCAAAGCAGATGGTTTCAGGATCAAACAATCTTGTTATAACGGCTACAGATTCATTAGGGGCAACAACGGTAGTCACGTTTTCTCTGACCCGTTCGGTGACGAAAACTCGTCTCAAGACAGCACATGCCCGATATAAGCTATCTCCTCAATCAACGACAGCTAAAGAAGTGCTTGCATGGCTCCAACATGAAACCGGTGATTTGAAGGTGGACGGAGCTCTTTCCATCGTGGCAGCTGGAGCGGCAGAATCTTATCAATCCATGACAAAAACCTCTGCTCCTGTGATAACGGGTATCTTAGAAACGGAGTTTATTGGAACCTATGCGACAGGTAATGCTCAACTACATTTGAAATTGACACTGAGCAGCAATGATGCAAACTCAACAGCGTCTGCTACGAGTTTATCGGGGGCGATCAAAGCATGA
- a CDS encoding polysaccharide deacetylase family protein produces MAWSSPTTDKKNKDLILARVRDFKKGRLVEPFSDTNSWLKAYGGGSVSINNGKLQVTSTGTSIAARRNVLLNLAGAKTLKVKYYVDNLTDFYEFQLYLAHDTGYAEFLGYTVRGWRMALGWNEHIIDVSKLEPIGAASLARDIVSMQIRVKSNENTTASIIFDSIIRDETQRGKVIFMFDDGWLTQYTEAFKYMGKFNLPGVIAVIPSHVGWSGYCTLQQLKEMYVYGWDMANHTMNHATLKDLKDAAAIEKEIGDAEAWLNTNGFTRASNILAYPYGAYDARVLQVMQSRRAGRTVQEDTVTTPPPDKRTIKIRNVDHTIAPSTLKGHIDNAAKVGGVCLFMFHKIVSGEASSSIEYNVSNFQEVVDYAYSRRADIDTVTFSEWLDSCGM; encoded by the coding sequence ATGGCGTGGTCTAGTCCTACAACAGACAAGAAAAACAAAGACTTGATATTAGCTCGAGTCCGGGACTTCAAGAAAGGCAGACTTGTGGAGCCATTTAGTGATACAAATTCCTGGCTAAAAGCATACGGCGGCGGCTCGGTGTCAATTAACAATGGCAAGCTGCAAGTCACTTCGACAGGCACATCGATTGCCGCACGCCGAAACGTTCTCTTAAACTTAGCGGGCGCCAAAACCCTGAAAGTGAAATACTATGTAGACAATTTGACCGACTTTTATGAGTTTCAGCTCTATCTGGCCCATGATACTGGGTATGCTGAATTTTTGGGCTACACCGTGCGAGGATGGCGAATGGCGCTGGGGTGGAATGAACATATCATCGATGTCAGCAAGCTGGAGCCCATTGGAGCTGCAAGCCTGGCACGGGATATCGTCTCTATGCAAATCCGGGTTAAGTCCAACGAGAACACTACGGCGTCGATCATATTTGATTCGATCATTCGTGATGAAACACAGCGCGGTAAGGTGATTTTCATGTTTGACGATGGTTGGTTGACACAGTACACCGAAGCGTTCAAGTACATGGGGAAATTTAACCTTCCAGGTGTCATTGCCGTCATTCCGTCGCACGTAGGGTGGTCTGGCTATTGCACACTGCAACAGCTAAAGGAAATGTACGTCTACGGATGGGACATGGCCAACCACACCATGAACCACGCGACTTTGAAAGACCTGAAAGATGCAGCAGCTATCGAGAAAGAAATTGGAGACGCCGAAGCCTGGTTGAATACAAATGGCTTTACGAGAGCGTCAAATATCTTGGCGTACCCATACGGGGCGTATGACGCAAGGGTGCTGCAAGTTATGCAATCTCGCAGAGCGGGCCGCACTGTCCAAGAAGATACGGTGACAACGCCACCACCTGATAAACGGACGATCAAGATTCGAAATGTCGATCATACAATTGCACCGTCCACATTAAAAGGGCACATTGATAATGCGGCAAAGGTAGGGGGCGTGTGTTTGTTCATGTTCCACAAGATCGTTAGCGGTGAAGCCTCGTCAAGTATCGAGTACAACGTAAGCAACTTCCAAGAGGTTGTGGATTATGCCTATTCCCGGAGAGCTGACATCGATACCGTGACGTTCAGTGAATGGCTGGACAGCTGCGGCATGTAA
- a CDS encoding phage holin family protein, whose product MKETDLLVLANQYLLDEALIVVVALLIIGVILKNTPWIVDWSIPWLLTVSGVGLAWGVMGTISVQATIQGILAAGIATLGHQLWKQTFDKRKEDAE is encoded by the coding sequence ATGAAAGAAACGGACCTGTTGGTATTGGCTAACCAGTACCTATTGGACGAGGCACTGATTGTTGTAGTCGCGCTCTTGATTATCGGGGTGATTTTAAAGAATACCCCCTGGATTGTAGACTGGAGCATTCCTTGGCTTTTAACCGTGAGTGGCGTTGGACTAGCCTGGGGAGTGATGGGAACTATTAGCGTGCAAGCAACCATTCAGGGCATCCTGGCAGCTGGGATCGCGACGCTGGGGCACCAGCTGTGGAAACAGACCTTCGATAAAAGAAAGGAAGATGCAGAATGA
- a CDS encoding DUF1906 domain-containing protein translates to MTIKGIDCAVPLTAEKARAMAAAGMKFVCRYLVPASMEWKRLTRAEAEAITAAGMQVVSVFQRGTNDAAGGAVNGTRDGKAALQEAKLIGQPVGTAIYFAVDFDAQPKDYAAIEAYLRSAAKELSGYSVGVYGSFAVIEEMAKRGACKHFWQTYAWSRGKLAKAANIYQYKNGQELAGHTVDYNDALGGEGWWNTNSPAVEKPVSKLDKESAEEVIAILGSVWMASDNDPGVREAAHYAANALRDAVGIPK, encoded by the coding sequence ATGACAATCAAAGGGATCGATTGTGCAGTACCTTTGACAGCAGAAAAAGCGAGAGCAATGGCGGCGGCGGGCATGAAATTTGTCTGCCGCTATCTTGTTCCTGCCAGTATGGAGTGGAAACGATTGACGAGGGCAGAAGCCGAAGCGATCACAGCGGCAGGGATGCAGGTAGTATCCGTCTTCCAACGCGGAACTAATGACGCTGCTGGTGGCGCAGTCAACGGCACAAGGGATGGCAAAGCGGCCCTCCAGGAAGCCAAATTGATCGGTCAGCCTGTAGGTACGGCGATTTACTTTGCCGTGGATTTTGATGCACAGCCAAAGGACTATGCAGCGATTGAGGCATACCTGAGATCAGCTGCCAAGGAGTTGTCTGGCTATTCGGTAGGCGTGTATGGCTCATTTGCTGTTATTGAGGAGATGGCGAAGCGAGGAGCTTGCAAACACTTCTGGCAGACATACGCCTGGAGTCGGGGGAAGCTCGCCAAAGCAGCCAACATCTATCAGTACAAAAATGGACAGGAGCTTGCAGGGCACACCGTGGACTACAATGACGCGCTTGGTGGCGAAGGTTGGTGGAATACTAATTCACCTGCTGTGGAAAAACCTGTGAGCAAGTTGGACAAAGAATCGGCAGAGGAAGTAATCGCGATTCTCGGCTCGGTCTGGATGGCGAGCGATAACGATCCAGGAGTGAGAGAAGCAGCTCATTACGCTGCGAACGCTTTGCGTGACGCGGTAGGTATCCCGAAATAA
- a CDS encoding suppressor of fused domain protein, translated as MIVVKQLMDHCHRFFGSRGELYQSEDADILIAVYPATRKRGWWTYATLELHKMGATELLVYSYQFEQRMITHLARVAAQVIHQWESQSTRMESGSIFSLGDTIVEKSVLNHLVLTPAYYEEAGLEYYTNGKDVIRFMMLHAIADSEAKFLEQYGLMALQEWLAHSGVDSLNVTRTPAI; from the coding sequence ATGATAGTGGTAAAGCAATTAATGGATCATTGCCACCGCTTTTTTGGGAGTCGAGGAGAGCTTTATCAATCCGAAGATGCGGATATCCTGATTGCCGTCTATCCGGCTACGCGCAAGCGAGGATGGTGGACGTATGCCACGCTTGAGCTGCACAAGATGGGAGCAACGGAGCTCCTCGTCTATTCCTATCAGTTTGAGCAGAGAATGATCACGCATTTGGCAAGGGTAGCGGCCCAGGTGATTCATCAGTGGGAGAGTCAATCCACCCGTATGGAGTCTGGGAGCATCTTTTCGCTAGGAGATACAATCGTGGAAAAATCGGTTTTGAATCATTTGGTACTGACCCCTGCCTATTATGAAGAGGCTGGACTTGAATATTATACAAACGGCAAGGACGTAATCAGGTTCATGATGCTTCATGCAATCGCGGATTCTGAAGCAAAGTTTTTGGAACAATATGGACTTATGGCATTACAGGAATGGTTAGCGCACTCCGGTGTCGATTCCCTGAATGTTACGCGTACGCCTGCCATCTGA
- a CDS encoding NUDIX domain-containing protein, whose product MSAIRLRVTVVVEHEGKVLLIREQTQRGIFYNLPGGIVEYLEAIPDAAKREVMEETGLLVEMERLIWIDDRIDQEGNGKHTVGVGVLAKLVGEETNPTPGGIVDEEIEWAGWVTLEEWKQLPNDHKTRPDQVKQVLSDPTYQPMYLGNMLSQAE is encoded by the coding sequence ATGTCAGCGATTCGCTTGAGAGTCACCGTAGTAGTGGAGCACGAAGGGAAAGTCCTGCTCATCCGTGAGCAGACACAACGAGGCATCTTTTACAACCTGCCAGGGGGAATCGTAGAATATTTGGAAGCGATTCCAGACGCGGCGAAAAGAGAAGTGATGGAAGAGACCGGACTTCTCGTGGAAATGGAGCGATTGATCTGGATAGACGATCGGATCGATCAGGAAGGAAATGGCAAGCATACTGTCGGAGTGGGAGTTCTGGCGAAGCTCGTCGGTGAAGAGACAAACCCTACGCCAGGTGGTATCGTCGATGAAGAAATCGAATGGGCTGGCTGGGTCACGCTAGAAGAGTGGAAGCAACTGCCGAACGACCACAAAACACGCCCGGATCAAGTCAAGCAAGTCCTGTCAGATCCCACTTATCAGCCGATGTACTTGGGAAATATGCTGAGCCAAGCAGAATAA
- a CDS encoding DMT family transporter: protein MSAQLPIEKQHVKKEQPTTPDRLHAEKMGLLYGFIGVLSFSLTLPATKVVVTVLSPLSAGLGRALIAAVLAALVLLIKRVPFPTWQETKKLLLVSAGVVAGFPFFSSWAMERVPATHGAVIIALLPLATAGAAIFFSGERPTRKYWISSAIACVTIIAYAISSGFGALQWADLALLGAVISAAIGYAVGGELSKTMGGWQVISWSLIFAFPFLVVPLAGPLFAELKQATWPVWIGFGYISVVSMFLGFFAWYHGLALGGVSKVSQIQYLQPFLSIIAASFLLSEPLTLGAVLSAVIVVLAVAKGRKASIQQKA, encoded by the coding sequence ATGAGCGCACAGCTTCCTATCGAGAAGCAACACGTAAAAAAAGAGCAGCCAACTACTCCTGACCGGCTGCATGCAGAGAAAATGGGCTTGCTGTATGGCTTCATCGGGGTGCTTAGCTTCAGCTTGACCTTGCCCGCAACGAAGGTAGTTGTTACCGTGCTCTCTCCCCTCTCAGCAGGGCTGGGACGAGCGTTGATCGCGGCTGTACTGGCTGCTTTGGTGCTCCTAATCAAACGAGTACCGTTTCCTACCTGGCAAGAGACCAAGAAACTGTTGCTCGTATCCGCTGGCGTAGTAGCGGGCTTCCCGTTTTTCTCGTCGTGGGCAATGGAGAGAGTGCCTGCTACCCACGGCGCAGTCATCATCGCACTATTGCCATTGGCTACAGCAGGTGCAGCGATATTTTTTTCAGGAGAACGCCCTACCCGCAAGTATTGGATTTCTAGCGCGATCGCCTGCGTGACGATTATCGCCTACGCGATCAGTTCTGGCTTCGGTGCCCTTCAATGGGCGGATCTCGCCTTGCTCGGGGCGGTCATCAGTGCTGCGATCGGATACGCAGTCGGCGGTGAGCTCTCCAAGACGATGGGCGGCTGGCAGGTCATTAGTTGGTCGTTGATCTTTGCCTTTCCTTTTCTCGTCGTTCCGCTCGCAGGTCCACTATTCGCTGAATTAAAACAAGCCACTTGGCCTGTCTGGATCGGTTTTGGCTATATTAGCGTGGTCAGTATGTTTCTCGGATTTTTCGCCTGGTATCACGGACTGGCACTCGGCGGCGTCTCCAAAGTCAGTCAAATTCAATACCTTCAGCCCTTTTTATCAATCATCGCAGCCTCGTTCCTCCTGTCCGAGCCATTGACACTCGGTGCTGTTCTCTCGGCTGTCATTGTCGTGTTGGCTGTCGCAAAAGGAAGAAAAGCTTCCATTCAGCAAAAAGCGTAA
- a CDS encoding aminotransferase-like domain-containing protein → MEWKPDKEAGVPIYMQIAKELERQIVLGVLSPGTSLPPERVLARRYGVNRGTVSAAYEELRAKGILQSWQGSGTWVSRDLWGVKQMPNWYTYTNGGAFLPAYPLAKRIQDACFDSSIINLAKAELATTMIPSLMPTTQEEEKEFKLELGYAHPKGEPFLREALAVHLQENYGIHASPDEILVTSGAQQALHLITLCLLNPGDAIAMEGPSYSYSLPLFSSAGLRLFRLPMDEDGIVPGAVYDLQREHRIRMVFANPTYHNPTGTILSEARRSQLLDICQELRLPLVEDDAYGALTLAGRPRPPKPIKAIDKTGAVLYVGSLSKTIAPGLRIGWLVGPRSVVERLADAKQQMDFGTSSVSQQFARQFVERESWNNQQERMSRYLLEQQQTMVRAMHNNLSDYAVWNEPSGSYHIWCRLLAPREEKELLDDAIREGVVFTPGSVYGAEAGWLRLTYSWECPANIEEGIRRIQRVLQQKKR, encoded by the coding sequence ATGGAATGGAAGCCGGACAAAGAAGCGGGAGTTCCGATCTATATGCAAATCGCCAAAGAGCTGGAACGCCAGATTGTGCTGGGCGTGTTGTCCCCTGGTACATCTCTGCCGCCGGAAAGAGTGTTGGCACGGCGCTATGGCGTCAATCGTGGGACTGTATCGGCAGCGTATGAAGAATTGCGGGCAAAAGGTATTTTACAATCGTGGCAAGGGAGCGGTACTTGGGTCAGTCGTGATCTGTGGGGCGTCAAACAAATGCCAAACTGGTATACCTACACGAATGGCGGGGCCTTCTTGCCAGCCTATCCACTTGCGAAACGAATTCAGGATGCATGCTTCGATTCCTCGATCATCAATCTGGCAAAGGCCGAATTGGCAACGACGATGATCCCGTCATTGATGCCAACGACGCAGGAGGAAGAAAAAGAATTCAAGCTGGAGCTGGGCTACGCGCATCCAAAGGGGGAGCCGTTTCTGCGTGAGGCACTGGCTGTGCATCTGCAAGAAAACTACGGCATTCACGCTTCTCCAGACGAAATTTTGGTGACGTCAGGAGCACAGCAGGCATTGCATCTCATTACACTATGTCTGTTGAATCCTGGAGATGCAATCGCAATGGAGGGACCCTCTTATTCGTATTCCTTGCCCTTATTCAGTTCAGCTGGCCTGCGTTTATTTCGCTTGCCGATGGATGAGGACGGTATTGTACCCGGGGCTGTCTACGATTTGCAGCGCGAGCATCGCATTCGCATGGTTTTCGCGAACCCGACCTATCATAATCCAACCGGGACGATTTTAAGCGAGGCACGTCGATCTCAGCTGCTCGATATTTGTCAGGAGCTGCGCCTGCCACTTGTGGAGGACGACGCTTACGGCGCACTTACACTGGCTGGAAGGCCTAGACCGCCCAAGCCGATCAAAGCCATCGACAAGACAGGAGCTGTTCTGTATGTCGGGAGTCTTTCGAAAACGATTGCGCCAGGCTTGCGGATTGGCTGGCTGGTGGGACCTAGATCTGTCGTAGAACGATTAGCCGATGCCAAGCAGCAAATGGACTTTGGTACGAGTAGCGTCTCCCAGCAATTCGCCCGGCAATTTGTTGAGCGAGAGAGCTGGAACAATCAGCAGGAGCGAATGTCTCGTTACTTGTTGGAGCAGCAACAAACGATGGTACGCGCTATGCACAATAATCTCTCTGATTACGCCGTATGGAATGAGCCGAGTGGCAGCTATCATATTTGGTGTCGGTTGCTTGCTCCTAGGGAGGAAAAGGAATTGCTGGATGATGCGATCAGAGAGGGCGTCGTCTTTACACCTGGCAGCGTCTATGGAGCCGAAGCGGGCTGGCTGCGACTGACCTATTCGTGGGAGTGCCCCGCGAATATCGAAGAAGGGATTCGACGCATCCAAAGAGTCCTTCAGCAGAAAAAGCGATAA
- a CDS encoding NfeD family protein codes for MGVLETVYMVCLVLGLIYTVISLLFGDTLSDWLGHLHLPFAQPILLVSGMTAFGGAGYLLSRYTSLGALVVLMLAAVIGSALALVSYFLWVKPMSHAENSTSYSMSQLGGKLGEVGTTIPAEGLGEVLLPMISGTTYHMAASLDGEIIPQGTRVVVVEVRDHVLYVIPFYTESGGGDEK; via the coding sequence GTGGGCGTTCTTGAAACCGTCTACATGGTCTGCCTTGTACTTGGTCTAATCTACACGGTCATCTCGCTGTTGTTTGGCGATACGCTCTCAGATTGGCTGGGACATCTGCATCTGCCTTTTGCACAGCCCATTTTGTTGGTCAGCGGTATGACTGCCTTTGGGGGAGCGGGGTATTTGTTATCTCGTTACACTTCTCTCGGTGCGCTTGTCGTATTGATGCTGGCTGCTGTCATTGGCAGCGCTTTGGCTCTTGTCTCGTACTTCCTGTGGGTAAAGCCGATGAGCCATGCGGAAAATTCCACGAGCTATTCCATGAGTCAACTAGGAGGAAAGCTGGGGGAAGTCGGGACGACGATCCCTGCGGAAGGGCTGGGAGAAGTGCTGCTGCCGATGATTAGTGGAACCACTTACCATATGGCGGCGAGTCTTGATGGCGAGATTATCCCGCAAGGAACCCGTGTCGTCGTAGTCGAGGTGCGTGACCATGTCTTGTATGTAATCCCCTTTTACACTGAATCTGGCGGAGGAGATGAGAAATGA